Proteins encoded within one genomic window of Deltaproteobacteria bacterium:
- a CDS encoding zinc ribbon domain-containing protein, whose protein sequence is MPIYEYQCSACGQVVEEWQKFSDPPLTTCPSCGGPLTKLISHSSFHLKGSGWYVTDYHQKNPGSAKSSETPTEPSPPDSPEKPPAAKSD, encoded by the coding sequence ATGCCCATCTATGAGTACCAGTGCAGCGCTTGTGGTCAGGTAGTGGAGGAATGGCAAAAATTTTCTGACCCACCGTTGACCACCTGTCCAAGCTGTGGCGGGCCTTTGACCAAGCTCATCTCTCATAGTTCCTTTCATCTCAAGGGCAGCGGCTGGTATGTGACTGATTACCACCAGAAAAACCCGGGGAGCGCCAAGAGCAGCGAAACCCCGACGGAACCAAGCCCGCCGGATTCCCCCGAGAAACCGCCGGCGGCAAAATCTGACTAA
- a CDS encoding amidohydrolase family protein yields the protein MARYRIIDSHVHCGVQNVSLPFEQIRPLLINAGFAGVGLIPPVEDIYDRFDYYFEDNPAWQATRRQANRYLRDLQDPELKLYPYFFVWNDFVEAELGPEFYAIKWHRHADEPEYHYEDVRCVAFLDRVHELGLPILLEETASNTIFFIEILAPEATVIIPHLGALNGGFRHLEQAGIWSHSRIYADTALATLADLRSYLDRHGSERLFFGSDYPFGHPAYERDKILSLGLPREETQAIFADNWLRLMDKRKIPS from the coding sequence ATGGCCCGCTACCGAATTATTGACAGTCACGTTCATTGTGGCGTGCAGAACGTCTCGTTGCCGTTTGAACAAATCCGCCCTTTGCTGATCAATGCAGGGTTTGCGGGAGTGGGCCTGATCCCGCCGGTGGAGGATATTTACGACCGCTTCGACTATTATTTTGAGGATAATCCGGCCTGGCAAGCCACACGGCGGCAAGCCAATCGTTACCTGCGGGACTTGCAGGATCCGGAACTGAAGTTATATCCTTATTTTTTTGTCTGGAACGACTTCGTCGAGGCCGAGCTGGGGCCAGAATTTTACGCCATCAAGTGGCATCGCCACGCCGATGAACCAGAATACCACTATGAGGATGTTCGCTGCGTCGCCTTTCTTGACCGGGTGCATGAGCTGGGATTGCCGATTTTGCTGGAAGAGACGGCCAGCAACACTATTTTTTTTATAGAGATCCTGGCTCCGGAGGCGACAGTGATTATCCCTCATCTAGGAGCCTTGAACGGCGGTTTCCGTCATTTAGAGCAGGCGGGCATCTGGTCTCATTCCCGCATCTATGCCGACACGGCTTTGGCAACTCTTGCTGACCTCAGGAGTTATCTCGACCGGCATGGCAGCGAACGGTTATTTTTTGGCAGTGATTACCCCTTTGGCCATCCCGCGTACGAACGGGACAAGATTTTGAGTTTGGGCCTGCCGCGGGAAGAGACCCAGGCGATTTTTGCCGATAACTGGCTGCGCCTGATGGATAAACGGAAAATTCCTTCTTAA
- a CDS encoding Slp family lipoprotein, whose translation MNIRALVGILLCLSLGSCGPVISQSILSQADRSLSFEELQSHPDTWRGQVVVLGGEVMAVTYADSGSWLWVSQQQLGPKFRPLDNSPSGGQFVVHSPQYLNTSYYVKNRKVTVAGTVSGQKDKALLLIPKQIYLWEYPFELYTVPPEWFRPPYKHWYEPPYFDPYIHSF comes from the coding sequence ATGAATATCCGGGCCTTGGTAGGCATTTTGCTTTGCCTGAGCCTGGGAAGTTGCGGGCCGGTGATCTCCCAGTCGATACTCAGCCAGGCTGACCGCAGCTTGAGTTTTGAAGAACTGCAAAGCCATCCCGATACATGGCGGGGGCAGGTGGTAGTCTTGGGCGGCGAGGTAATGGCGGTGACCTATGCCGATAGCGGCAGTTGGCTATGGGTCAGCCAACAACAATTGGGTCCGAAGTTCAGACCGTTGGATAATTCTCCGTCAGGCGGCCAATTTGTGGTCCATAGCCCCCAATACCTGAATACAAGCTATTACGTCAAGAACCGCAAGGTAACCGTGGCGGGCACGGTGAGCGGTCAGAAGGATAAAGCCCTGCTGCTCATTCCCAAGCAGATTTATCTTTGGGAGTATCCGTTTGAACTGTATACTGTGCCCCCAGAGTGGTTTCGGCCACCTTATAAGCACTGGTATGAGCCGCCATATTTTGATCCATATATTCACAGTTTTTAA